One Bos taurus isolate L1 Dominette 01449 registration number 42190680 breed Hereford chromosome 3, ARS-UCD2.0, whole genome shotgun sequence DNA window includes the following coding sequences:
- the DUSP28 gene encoding dual specificity phosphatase 28 gives MDPEQAGQRADAAAPPPPFVRVASSLFLGSARAAAAPEPLARAGVTLCVNVSRQQPGPGAPGVAELRVPVFDDPAEDLLAYLEPTCAAMEAAVSAGGACLVYCKNGRSRSAAVCTAYLMRYRGLSLERAFRTVKSARPVAEPNPGFWSQLQKYEEALQSRSLLPKEPSGPTEP, from the exons ATGGACCCGGAACAGGCCGGACAGCGCGCGGACGCCGCGGCGCCCCCGCCGCCTTTCGTGCGCGTcgcctcctctctcttcctcggGAGCGCGCGCGCCGCGGCCGCGCCGGAGCCGCTGGCGCGCGCGGGCGTCACCCTGTGCGTCAACGTCTCACGCCAGCAGCCCGGCCCGGGCGCGCCCGGAGTCGCCGAGCTGCGCGTGCCCGTGTTCGACGACCCGGCGGAGGACCTGCTGGCGTACCTGGAGCCCACCTGCGCCGCCATGGAGGCAGCGGTGAGCGCCGGCGGCGCCTGCCTCGTCTACTGCAAGAACGGCCGCAGCCGCTCGGCCGCCGTCTGCACCGCCTACCTGATGCGTTACCGGGGCCTCAGCCTGGAGCGGGCCTTCCGG ACGGTGAAGAGCGCCCGCCCAGTGGCCGAGCCCAACCCGGGGTTCTGGTCCCAGCTCCAGAAGTACGAGGAGGCCCTGCAGTCGCGGTCCCTCCTGCCCAAGGAGCCCTCGGGCCCGACTGAGCCCTAA
- the RNPEPL1 gene encoding aminopeptidase RNPEPL1 codes for MAAQCCCRKAPGAEAAPARPPPEPPPALDVASASSAQLFRLRHLQLGLELRPEARELAGCLVLELCARRPAPRALVLDAHPALRLHSAAFRRAPAAAAAAAAEPPCAFAFAAPGPGPAPPPPLPAFCEAPGAEPACCPLAFRVDPFTDYGSSLTVTLPPELQAHQPFQVILRYTSTDAPAIWWLDPELTYGSAKPFVFTQGHSVCNRSFFPCFDTPAVKCTYSAVVKAPSGVQVLMSATQSTYVEEEGVYRFHMEHPVPAYLVALVAGDLQPADIGPRSRVWAEPCLLPTATSKLSGAVEQWLSAAERLYGPYLWGRYDIVFLPPSFPIVAMENPCLTFIISSILESDEFLVIDVIHEVAHSWFGNAVTNATWEEMWLSEGLATYAQRRITTETHGAAFTCLETAFRLDALHRQMKLLGEDSPVSKLQVKLEPGVNPSHLMNLFTYEKGYCFVYYLSQLCGDPQRFDDFLRAYVEKYKFTSVVAQDLLDSFLAFFPELKEQSVDCRAGLEFERWLNATGPPLAEPDLSQGSSLTRPVEALFQLWTAEPLEQAAASASAIDISKWRTFQTALFLDRLLDGSPLPQDVVMSLSKCYSSLLDSMNAEIRIRWLQIVVRNDYYPDLHRVRRFLESQMSRMYTIPLYEDLCTGALKSFALEVFYQTQGRLHPNLRRTIQQILSQGLGPGAEPGGAAADSEPGLLLGDEAPSSTISLRDVNVSA; via the exons ATGGCGGCGCAGTGCTGCTGCCGCAAGGCGCCCGGCGCCGAGgccgcgcccgcccgcccgccgcccgaGCCGCCGCCCGCCCTGGACGTGGCCTCGGCCTCCAGCGCGCAGCTCTTCCGCCTCCGCCACCTGCAGCTGGGCCTGGAGCTGCGGCCCGAGGCGCGCGAGCTGGCCGGCTGCCTGGTGCTCGAGCTGTGCGCGCGGCGGCCCGCGCCCCGCGCGCTCGTGCTCGACGCGCACCCGGCCCTGCGCCTGCACTCGGCCGCCTTCCGccgcgcccccgccgccgccgccgccgccgccgccgagccGCCCTGCGCCTTCGCCTTCGCTGCCCCCGGGCCGGGACCCgcaccgccgccgccgctgcccgcCTTCTGCGAGGCGCCCGGCGCGGAGCCCGCCTGCTGCCCGCTGGCCTTCAGGGTGGACCCGTTCACCGACTATGGCTCCTCGCTCACCGTCACGCTGCCCCCTGAGCTGCAGGCGCACCAGCCCTTCCAGGTCATCCTGCGCTACACCTCGACCGACGCCCCCGCC ATCTGGTGGCTGGACCCAGAGCTGACCTACGGCAGCGCCAAGCCCTTCGTGTTCACCCAGGGCCACTCTGTCTGCAACCGCTCCTTCTTCCCATGCTTCGACACGCCCGCGGTCAAGTGCACCTACTCGGCTGTGGTCAAG GCCCCATCGGGGGTGCAGGTCCTGATGAGCGCCACGCAGAGCACCTACGTGGAGGAGGAGGGTGTCTACCGCTTCCACATGGAGCACCCCGTGCCCGCCTACCTCGTGGCCCTCGTGGCTGGGGACCTCCAGCCCGCAGACATCGGGCCCAG gagCCGCGTGTGGGCTGAGCCGTGTCTCCTGCCCACGGCCACCAGCAAGCTGTCGGGCGCGGTGGAACAGTGGCTGAGCGCGGCCGAGCGGCTCTACGGGCCCTACTTGTGGGGCAG GTATGACATCGTCTTCCTGCCCCCGTCCTTCCCCATCGTGGCCATGGAGAACCCCTGCCTCACCTTCATCATCTCCTCCATCCTGGAGAGCGACGAGTTCCTGGTCATCGACGTCATCCACGAGGTGGCCCACAGCTGGTTTGGGAACGCCGTCACCAACGCCACTTGGGAGGAGATGTGGCTGAGCGAGGGCCTGGCCACCTACGCGCAGCGGCGCATCACCACCGAGACCCACG GTGCGGCCTTTACCTGTCTGGAGACAGCCTTCCGCCTGGACGCCCTGCACAGGCAGATGAAGCTCCTCGGAGAGGACAGCCCAGTCAGCAAGCTGCAGGTCAAGCTGGAGCCAG GCGTGAACCCCAGCCACCTGATGAACCTGTTCACCTACGAGAAGGGCTACTGCTTCGTGTACTACCTGTCCCAGCTCTGCGGGGACCCCCAGCGCTTTGACGACTTCCTCCGA GCCTACGTGGAGAAGTACAAATTCACCAGCGTGGTGGCCCAGGACCTACTGGACTCCTTCCTGGCCTTCTTCCCAGAGCTGAAGGAGCAGAGCGTGGACTGCCGGGCAG GGCTGGAGTTCGAGCGCTGGCTGAATGCCACGGGCCCCCCGCTGGCCGAGCCGGACCTGTCTCAGGGATCCAGCCTGACGCGGCCCGTGGAGGCCCTCTTCCAGCTGTGGACCGCCGAGCCCCTGGAGCAGGCGGCCGCCTCCGCCAGCGCCATCGACATTTCCAAGTGGAGGACCTTCCAGACGGCGCTCTTCCTGGACCGGCTGCTGGACGGGTCCCCGCTGCCCCAGG ACGTGGTGATGAGCCTGTCCAAGTGCTACTCGTCACTGCTGGACTCCATGAACGCCGAGATCCGCATCCGCTGGCTGCAGATCGTGGTCCGCAATGACTACTACCCCGACCTTCACAGGGTCCGGCGCTTCCTGGAGAGCCAG ATGTCGCGCATGTACACCATCCCGCTGTACGAGGACCTGTGCACCGGCGCCCTCAAGTCCTTCGCCCTGGAGGTCTTCTACCAGACGCAGGGCCGGCTGCACCCCAACCTGCGGCGGACCATCCAGCAGATCCTGTCGCAGGGCCTGGGCCCCGGCGCGGAGCCAGGCGGGGCCGCGGCGGACTCGGAGCCGGGCCTGCTGCTCGGGGATGAGGCCCCGAGCAGCACCATCTCTCTCAGGGACGTCAACGTGTCTGCCTAG